In the genome of Populus trichocarpa isolate Nisqually-1 chromosome 6, P.trichocarpa_v4.1, whole genome shotgun sequence, one region contains:
- the LOC18100090 gene encoding probable glycosyltransferase At5g03795 isoform X1, which produces MKLMVLMVPLILVSGFVVIFGLRSTTTSSWDFIARQPAWLWWGHGNSSLNGASSVTVHAKESDESPPLINGFSPPPQAVEALPFEEPNVLKQDVSETSGPIAAPANEALDLARKTRHKTEHTSLEKLEAGLQKARVALKEAKNGKQADDPDYAPAGPMYWNAEVFHRSYLEMEKQFKVFVYGEGEPPVFHNGPCRSIYSMEGNFIHRMEIDGHFRTKDPDKAHVYFLPFSVAMMVRFVYERESRDFGPIRRTVSDYINLISGKYPFWNRSLGADHFMLACHDWGPEASFSVPHLGKISIRALCNANTSEKFNPIKDVSLPEINLRTGSIKGFVGGLSPSKRSILAFFAGRLHGPIRPVVLEHWENKDDDIKVHQQLPKGVSYYEMMRGSKFCLCPSGYEVASPRIVEALYAGCVPVLISDHYVPPFSDVLNWKSFSVEVPVSDIPSLKKILTSISPRQYIRMQRRVLQVRRHFEVNSPPKRFDVFHMILHSIWLRRLNVGIHDDQLAITS; this is translated from the exons ATGAAGCTCATGGTGTTAATGGTTCCATTGATACTGGTTTCTGGGTTTGTTGTCATTTTTGGTCTAAGATCTACTACGACTTCCAGCTGGGATTTTATAGCAAGACAACCGGCCTGGCTATGGTGGGGACATGGTAATTCTTCTTTAAACGGTGCTAGTAGTGTCACGGTACATGCAAAAGAGAGTGATGAGTCTCCGCCTCTTATTAACGGCTTTTCTCCTCCACCGCAAGCTGTTGAGGCGTTACCATTTGAAGAGCCT AATGTTTTGAAACAAGATGTTTCAGAAACTTCAGGGCCCATTGCTGCCCCAGCAAACGAAGCTCTTGATCTTGCCAGAAAAACAAGACATAAAACCGAGCACACCAGCCTAGAGAAACTCGAAGCAGGCCTTCAAAAAGCTCGAGTTGCATTAAAAGAGGCTAAAAATGGAAAGCAAGCAGATGACCCTGATTATGCTCCGGCAGGCCCTATGTACTGGAATGCCGAAGTCTTTCACAG GAGTTATTTGGAAATGGAAAAACAGTTTAAGGTCTTTGTGTATGGAGAGGGGGAGCCCCCTGTATTTCATAATGGTCCTTGCAGGAGCATATACTCCATGGAAGGAAATTTTATTCACAGGATGGAGATTGATGGCCATTTCCGTACCAAGGATCCGGACAAAGCACACGTTTATTTCCTCCCCTTCAGCGTAGCTATGATGGTTCGATTTGTCTACGAGCGGGAGTCACGGGATTTTGGTCCGATAAGGAGGACTGTGTCGGACTACATCAATCTAATCAGTGGAAAATATCCATTTTGGAATCGAAGTCTTGGTGCCGATCATTTCATGCTTGCTTGCCATGACTGG GGGCCAGAAGCTTCATTTTCCGTTCCTCATCTAGGCAAAATCTCAATTCGCGCACTATGCAATGCCAACACCTCAGAAAAATTCAACCCCATCAAAGATGTATCCTTGCCAGAGATCAATCTCCGAACCGGTTCAATAAAGGGCTTCGTTGGTGGACTATCTCCATCAAAACGCTCAATCTTAGCTTTCTTTGCAGGAAGGCTTCATGGTCCTATCAGACCTGTAGTTCTTGAGCACTGGGAAAATAAGGATGACGATATCAAGGTGCATCAGCAGCTCCCAAAAGGGGTATCTTACTATGAAATGATGAGGGGAAGCAAGTTTTGCCTTTGTCCAAGTGGTTATGAAGTTGCAAGTCCCAGAATTGTCGAGGCGCTCTACGCTGGGTGCGTTCCAGTGCTGATTTCAGATCATTACGTGCCACCTTTTAGTGATGTCTTGAATTGGAAGTCATTCTCTGTTGAGGTTCCGGTGAGTGATATTCCCAGCTTGAAGAAGATATTGACAAGTATATCTCCAAGGCAATACATAAGAATGCAAAGAAGAGTGCTGCAAGTAAGGAGGCACTTCGAGGTTAATTCTCCTCCAAAGCGGTTTGATGTCTTCCACATGATTCTTCATTCTATTTGGCTTCGTAGATTGAATGTTGGAATTCATGATGATCAATTAGCCATCACCAGCTGA
- the LOC18100090 gene encoding probable glycosyltransferase At5g03795 isoform X3, translated as MKLMVLMVPLILVSGFVVIFGLRSTTTSSWDFIARQPAWLWWGHGNSSLNGASSVTVHAKESDESPPLINGFSPPPQAVEALPFEEPNVLKQDVSETSGPIAAPANEALDLARKTRHKTEHTSLEKLEAGLQKARVALKEAKNGKQADDPDYAPAGPMYWNAEVFHSVAMMVRFVYERESRDFGPIRRTVSDYINLISGKYPFWNRSLGADHFMLACHDWGPEASFSVPHLGKISIRALCNANTSEKFNPIKDVSLPEINLRTGSIKGFVGGLSPSKRSILAFFAGRLHGPIRPVVLEHWENKDDDIKVHQQLPKGVSYYEMMRGSKFCLCPSGYEVASPRIVEALYAGCVPVLISDHYVPPFSDVLNWKSFSVEVPVSDIPSLKKILTSISPRQYIRMQRRVLQVRRHFEVNSPPKRFDVFHMILHSIWLRRLNVGIHDDQLAITS; from the exons ATGAAGCTCATGGTGTTAATGGTTCCATTGATACTGGTTTCTGGGTTTGTTGTCATTTTTGGTCTAAGATCTACTACGACTTCCAGCTGGGATTTTATAGCAAGACAACCGGCCTGGCTATGGTGGGGACATGGTAATTCTTCTTTAAACGGTGCTAGTAGTGTCACGGTACATGCAAAAGAGAGTGATGAGTCTCCGCCTCTTATTAACGGCTTTTCTCCTCCACCGCAAGCTGTTGAGGCGTTACCATTTGAAGAGCCT AATGTTTTGAAACAAGATGTTTCAGAAACTTCAGGGCCCATTGCTGCCCCAGCAAACGAAGCTCTTGATCTTGCCAGAAAAACAAGACATAAAACCGAGCACACCAGCCTAGAGAAACTCGAAGCAGGCCTTCAAAAAGCTCGAGTTGCATTAAAAGAGGCTAAAAATGGAAAGCAAGCAGATGACCCTGATTATGCTCCGGCAGGCCCTATGTACTGGAATGCCGAAGTCTTTCACAG CGTAGCTATGATGGTTCGATTTGTCTACGAGCGGGAGTCACGGGATTTTGGTCCGATAAGGAGGACTGTGTCGGACTACATCAATCTAATCAGTGGAAAATATCCATTTTGGAATCGAAGTCTTGGTGCCGATCATTTCATGCTTGCTTGCCATGACTGG GGGCCAGAAGCTTCATTTTCCGTTCCTCATCTAGGCAAAATCTCAATTCGCGCACTATGCAATGCCAACACCTCAGAAAAATTCAACCCCATCAAAGATGTATCCTTGCCAGAGATCAATCTCCGAACCGGTTCAATAAAGGGCTTCGTTGGTGGACTATCTCCATCAAAACGCTCAATCTTAGCTTTCTTTGCAGGAAGGCTTCATGGTCCTATCAGACCTGTAGTTCTTGAGCACTGGGAAAATAAGGATGACGATATCAAGGTGCATCAGCAGCTCCCAAAAGGGGTATCTTACTATGAAATGATGAGGGGAAGCAAGTTTTGCCTTTGTCCAAGTGGTTATGAAGTTGCAAGTCCCAGAATTGTCGAGGCGCTCTACGCTGGGTGCGTTCCAGTGCTGATTTCAGATCATTACGTGCCACCTTTTAGTGATGTCTTGAATTGGAAGTCATTCTCTGTTGAGGTTCCGGTGAGTGATATTCCCAGCTTGAAGAAGATATTGACAAGTATATCTCCAAGGCAATACATAAGAATGCAAAGAAGAGTGCTGCAAGTAAGGAGGCACTTCGAGGTTAATTCTCCTCCAAAGCGGTTTGATGTCTTCCACATGATTCTTCATTCTATTTGGCTTCGTAGATTGAATGTTGGAATTCATGATGATCAATTAGCCATCACCAGCTGA
- the LOC18100090 gene encoding probable glycosyltransferase At5g03795 isoform X2, whose translation MKLMVLMVPLILVSGFVVIFGLRSTTTSSWDFIARQPAWLWWGHGNSSLNGASSVTVHAKESDESPPLINGFSPPPQAVEALPFEEPNVLKQDVSETSGPIAAPANEALDLARKTRHKTEHTSLEKLEAGLQKARVALKEAKNGKQADDPDYAPAGPMYWNAEVFHRSIYSMEGNFIHRMEIDGHFRTKDPDKAHVYFLPFSVAMMVRFVYERESRDFGPIRRTVSDYINLISGKYPFWNRSLGADHFMLACHDWGPEASFSVPHLGKISIRALCNANTSEKFNPIKDVSLPEINLRTGSIKGFVGGLSPSKRSILAFFAGRLHGPIRPVVLEHWENKDDDIKVHQQLPKGVSYYEMMRGSKFCLCPSGYEVASPRIVEALYAGCVPVLISDHYVPPFSDVLNWKSFSVEVPVSDIPSLKKILTSISPRQYIRMQRRVLQVRRHFEVNSPPKRFDVFHMILHSIWLRRLNVGIHDDQLAITS comes from the exons ATGAAGCTCATGGTGTTAATGGTTCCATTGATACTGGTTTCTGGGTTTGTTGTCATTTTTGGTCTAAGATCTACTACGACTTCCAGCTGGGATTTTATAGCAAGACAACCGGCCTGGCTATGGTGGGGACATGGTAATTCTTCTTTAAACGGTGCTAGTAGTGTCACGGTACATGCAAAAGAGAGTGATGAGTCTCCGCCTCTTATTAACGGCTTTTCTCCTCCACCGCAAGCTGTTGAGGCGTTACCATTTGAAGAGCCT AATGTTTTGAAACAAGATGTTTCAGAAACTTCAGGGCCCATTGCTGCCCCAGCAAACGAAGCTCTTGATCTTGCCAGAAAAACAAGACATAAAACCGAGCACACCAGCCTAGAGAAACTCGAAGCAGGCCTTCAAAAAGCTCGAGTTGCATTAAAAGAGGCTAAAAATGGAAAGCAAGCAGATGACCCTGATTATGCTCCGGCAGGCCCTATGTACTGGAATGCCGAAGTCTTTCACAG GAGCATATACTCCATGGAAGGAAATTTTATTCACAGGATGGAGATTGATGGCCATTTCCGTACCAAGGATCCGGACAAAGCACACGTTTATTTCCTCCCCTTCAGCGTAGCTATGATGGTTCGATTTGTCTACGAGCGGGAGTCACGGGATTTTGGTCCGATAAGGAGGACTGTGTCGGACTACATCAATCTAATCAGTGGAAAATATCCATTTTGGAATCGAAGTCTTGGTGCCGATCATTTCATGCTTGCTTGCCATGACTGG GGGCCAGAAGCTTCATTTTCCGTTCCTCATCTAGGCAAAATCTCAATTCGCGCACTATGCAATGCCAACACCTCAGAAAAATTCAACCCCATCAAAGATGTATCCTTGCCAGAGATCAATCTCCGAACCGGTTCAATAAAGGGCTTCGTTGGTGGACTATCTCCATCAAAACGCTCAATCTTAGCTTTCTTTGCAGGAAGGCTTCATGGTCCTATCAGACCTGTAGTTCTTGAGCACTGGGAAAATAAGGATGACGATATCAAGGTGCATCAGCAGCTCCCAAAAGGGGTATCTTACTATGAAATGATGAGGGGAAGCAAGTTTTGCCTTTGTCCAAGTGGTTATGAAGTTGCAAGTCCCAGAATTGTCGAGGCGCTCTACGCTGGGTGCGTTCCAGTGCTGATTTCAGATCATTACGTGCCACCTTTTAGTGATGTCTTGAATTGGAAGTCATTCTCTGTTGAGGTTCCGGTGAGTGATATTCCCAGCTTGAAGAAGATATTGACAAGTATATCTCCAAGGCAATACATAAGAATGCAAAGAAGAGTGCTGCAAGTAAGGAGGCACTTCGAGGTTAATTCTCCTCCAAAGCGGTTTGATGTCTTCCACATGATTCTTCATTCTATTTGGCTTCGTAGATTGAATGTTGGAATTCATGATGATCAATTAGCCATCACCAGCTGA
- the LOC18100091 gene encoding putative clathrin assembly protein At1g03050 — protein MATSKIRRAFGAVKDQTSIGLAKVGNSHSLSDLDVAIVKATRHEEYPADERHIREILSLTSYSRAYISACVNSLSRRLNKTRNWTVALKTLILIQRLLAEGDPAYEQEIFFATRRGTRLLNMSDFRDSRSNSWDYSAFVRTLALYLDERLEFRMQGRRGKRSAFGIEEDEEEAGQASVKSTPVRDMKIDHIFSRIQHLQQLLERFLACRPTGGAKHNRVVIVALYSTVKESIQLYYDITEILGILIDRFMELEIPEAVKVYEIFCRVSKQLDELDNFYSWCKTVGIARTSEYPDIEKITQKKLDLMDEFIQDKSTLAQTKRATFEEPMNETDEGKKCEDDINAIKALPPPESYTETPVVEVQEDAAKEEEKKEINTQQEADLLNLHDDALSTEEHANNMALALFDGGAPAGPAQALAWEAFNDDTADWETTLVQSASDLTSQKVTLAGGLDMMLLDGMYQHGVKTAEMSATGYGVHGSASSVALGSAGRPAMLALPAPPVPNSSATTSANPDPFAASLAVAPPPYVQMSEMEKKQKLLVEEQLLWQQYAKDGMQGQAAFAKLQPNSYNVGGYTQGYYPRSG, from the exons ATGGCTACGAGCAAGATCAGAAGAGCTTTTGGGGCAGTGAAGGACCAGACTAGCATAGGCCTAGCCAAAGTTGGCAACAGCCACTCATTATCAGACCTTGATGTGGCCATTGTTAAGGCAACCAGGCATGAAGAATACCCCGCAGACGAGAGGCACATTCGGGAAATATTGAGCTTGACTTCGTATTCTCGTGCCTACATCAGCGCATGTGTAAACAGCCTCTCCAGGCGTCTCAACAAGACCAGGAATTGGACTGTGGCATTGAAGACGCTTATTTTAATTCAGAGGCTGTTGGCCGAGGGTGATCCAGCTTATGAGCAGGAGATCTTCTTTGCAACCAGGCGTGGGACTCGCCTTCTTAACATGTCAGATTTCCGTGATTCACGATCCAATTCATGGGACTACTCTGCATTTGTGCGCACGCTTGCTCTTTATCTTGATGAAAGGCTTGAGTTTAGGATGCAAGGGCGTCGCGGGAAGCGTAGTGCATTTGgaatagaagaagatgaagaggagGCTGGCCAGGCATCTGTGAAATCAACGCCTGTCCGTGACATGAAGATCGACCATATCTTTTCCAGGATACAACATTTGCAACAGCTCCTTGAGCGCTTTCTAGCCTGCCGCCCCACAG GGGGGGCGAAGCACAACAGGGTTGTAATTGTGGCTCTCTATTCAACGGTGAAGGAAAGTATCCAGTTATATTATGACATAACAGAAATATTGGGCATCTTGATTGATCGTTTTATGGAACTAGAGATTCCTGAGGCCGTGAAGGTTTACGAGATCTTCTGCCGAGTCTCAAAGCAGTTGGACGAACTCGACAACTTCTATAGCTGGTGCAAGACTGTTGGCATTGCACGCACTTCAGAGTACCCGGACATTGAGAAGATTACACAGAAGAAGCTTGACCTAATGGACGAATTTATTCAAGACAAGTCCACATTGGCACAAACCAAGAGAGCTACATTTGAAGAGCCAATGAATGAAACTGACGAGGGGAAAAAATGTGAAGATGATATAAATGCAATAAAGGCACTACCACCACCTGAAAGTTACACGGAGACCCCTGTCGTAGAAGTGCAGGAAGATGCAgcaaaggaagaagagaaaaaggaaataaatacaCAACAGGAGGCTGATTTGTTGAACTTGCATGATGATGCATTGTCAACAGAAGAACACGCAAATAATATGGCCTTAGCTTTGTTTGATGGTGGTGCACCAGCTGGTCCTGCTCAAGCTCTTGCATGGGAAGCCTTCAATGATGATACAGCAGATTGGGAGACAACTTTGGTTCAATCAGCTAGTGATTTAACAAGCCAGAAAGTAACTCTTGCTGGTGGTCTTGATATGATGTTGCTTGATGGCATGTACCAACATGGGGTGAAAACAGCAGAAATGTCTGCGACAGGTTATGGAGTTCATGGAAGTGCTAGTAGTGTTGCCCTCGGTTCAGCTGGAAGGCCTGCAATGTTGGCTTTGCCAGCACCTCCAGTCCCAAATAGTAGTGCTACAACATCAGCAAACCCAGATCCATTTGCTGCCTCACTTGCGGTTGCACCACCACCTTACGTGCAAATGTCCGAGATGGAAAAGAAACAGAAGCTGTTAGTGGAAGAGCAGCTACTTTGGCAGCAATATGCGAAGGATGGAATGCAAGGACAGGCCGCATTTGCAAAGCTACAACCTAATTCTTACAACGTGGGAGGTTACACACAGGGCTACTATCCAAGATCAGGTTAA
- the LOC18100093 gene encoding GDSL esterase/lipase At5g03820, translated as MGNANSFWATFFLLVLVASVARGDPLVPALIIFGDSVVDVGNNNNLTTLIKANFLPYGRDYVTHRPTGRFCNGKLATDFTAEYLGFTTYPPAYLSPDASGRNILTGANFASAASGLYDGTAQSYSSISLTRQLSYYRDYQMKVVNMAGQARANDIFSGAIHLLSAGSSDFIQNYYINPVLRGLYSVDRFSDLLMSSYSSFIQNLYGLGARRIGVTSLPPTGCLPAAITLFGAGSNQCVESLNQDAILFNDKLNSTSQGLVQKLPGLKLVVFDIYQPLLDMIRKPSDNGFFESRRACCGTGTLETSVLCNDRSVGTCSNATEYVFWDGFHPSEAANQVLAGDLLQQGFDLIS; from the exons ATGGGGAATGCAAATAGTTTTTGGGctactttctttcttcttgttttagtTGCCTCTGTAGCTCGTGGGGATCCTCTTGTTCCGGCACTTATCATCTTTGGAGACTCAGTTGTTGACGTGGGTAACAACAATAACCTCACTACACTCATCAAGGCAAACTTCCTTCCTTATGGAAGAGATTATGTTACTCACAGACCAACTGGAAGATTCTGTAATGGGAAGCTAGCAACAGACTTCACAG CTGAATACCTAGGCTTCACCACATACCCACCAGCCTACCTTAGCCCAGATGCCAGCGGAAGAAACATCCTAACTGGAGCCAACTTTGCCTCAGCTGCTTCTGGCCTTTATGACGGGACAGCCCAGTCATAT AGTTCCATTTCTTTGACCAGGCAGTTGAGCTACTACAGGGATTAccaaatgaaagttgtcaacaTGGCTGGACAAGCCAGGGCCAATGACATATTCTCCGGTGCTATCCATCTCTTGAGTGCAGGGAGCAGTGATTTTATTCAGAATTATTACATCAACCCAGTCCTTAGAGGACTATACTCAGTTGATCGGTTCTCAGACCTTCTCATGAGTTCCTACTCTAGTTTTATTCAG AATCTCTATGGACTTGGAGCAAGAAGGATTGGAGTGACATCCCTACCTCCAACAGGGTGTTTGCCCGCAGCTATCACCCTCTTTGGCGCAGGAAGCAACCAGTGTGTCGAGAGTCTAAACCAAGATGCTATTTTGTTCAACGACAAACTAAACAGCACTTCCCAAGGCCTGGTGCAAAAGCTTCCTGGCCTCAAACTTGTGGTCTTTGATATTTACCAGCCTCTCTTGGATATGATCAGGAAGCCCAGTGACAACG GTTTCTTTGAGTCGAGAAGGGCTTGCTGTGGTACAGGTACACTAGAGACCTCAGTGCTCTGCAATGATCGGTCTGTGGGAACATGCTCCAATGCCACAGAGTATGTGTTCTGGGATGGATTCCATCCCTCTGAAGCTGCTAACCAGGTCTTGGCTGGTGATCTCCTTCAACAGGGATTCGACCTCATCTCTTAG